The following proteins are co-located in the Paenibacillus sp. JNUCC32 genome:
- a CDS encoding S41 family peptidase, which yields MKLKKRRNRMFFVFISVLFILMTAGCFASQETHQLEQVKEQEQKQKQKQEYDQGSGMKFSSLSEQKIEDFAKLSKVWGMVKYYHPKVVSGDINWDYELFRVMPSILEENSDVNSILYDWVHTLGNESISGDLEQQYQFSEDSIQLSPTTDWSEDEEYLGTDLSLELSKILDSNISERKNAYVSFNDESPLGIMHNENAYTNMKFDDTGYRLLGLFRYWNIIEYYFPYKDVIEEDWDQVLIDFIPKMIDGSDYHSYFMTLAELTTRVHDSHVYLSGKNRESITEYFGTYRLPVNFVEINNQIVISTVHNKCGLEVGDIVLKVGDNNIDELLGDRRKYISQSREDTSGHVYNALFRTHQKNMDVTVIRQGKTMNISATSSLEENNYFVYTKSQAMENGEIYYINAGLLEDGEIDSIMKKWWDTKGLIVDLRNYPSSSVDYKLAQYLIPSEEEFAKVSLPNRAVPGEYYFEPLTSGKPQRTDDEVFKGKIVILINEHTISNGEFTTMLLRKTENSIVLGRPTAGADGNVFNITLPGNIKTGISGIGVFYPDKKPTQRIGVQPDIRLDPTIEGIMEGRDEYVEKAVEIIKNGY from the coding sequence GTGAAACTAAAAAAACGAAGAAACCGGATGTTCTTTGTATTTATCAGTGTATTGTTTATCCTCATGACTGCAGGATGTTTTGCATCACAAGAGACTCATCAGCTTGAGCAAGTGAAAGAGCAGGAGCAGAAGCAGAAGCAGAAGCAGGAGTATGACCAAGGAAGTGGAATGAAATTTTCCAGCCTTTCTGAACAGAAGATCGAGGATTTTGCTAAGCTCAGTAAGGTATGGGGAATGGTAAAATATTACCATCCTAAGGTTGTATCTGGGGATATAAATTGGGATTATGAGCTATTTCGGGTGATGCCTTCTATTTTAGAAGAAAATTCGGATGTGAATTCAATTCTCTATGATTGGGTTCATACGCTGGGTAATGAGAGCATTTCCGGGGATCTTGAACAGCAATACCAGTTTTCCGAAGATTCCATACAACTCAGTCCAACCACAGATTGGTCCGAGGATGAGGAATATCTTGGAACAGATCTGAGTCTTGAATTATCTAAGATTTTAGATTCTAACATTTCAGAACGAAAAAATGCATACGTTAGCTTTAATGATGAATCACCCTTAGGGATTATGCATAATGAAAACGCTTATACTAATATGAAATTTGATGACACGGGCTACAGGTTGCTTGGCTTATTCCGCTATTGGAATATTATCGAATACTATTTTCCTTATAAAGATGTCATCGAAGAGGATTGGGATCAAGTACTTATAGATTTTATTCCTAAAATGATAGATGGATCTGATTATCATTCCTATTTCATGACATTAGCAGAACTAACAACTAGAGTACACGATTCTCATGTTTATTTGAGTGGCAAAAATAGAGAGTCCATTACTGAGTATTTTGGAACGTATCGGCTTCCCGTAAACTTTGTTGAAATTAACAATCAGATTGTTATAAGTACAGTCCATAACAAATGTGGACTTGAGGTCGGAGACATTGTACTAAAAGTAGGTGATAATAATATTGATGAATTATTAGGAGATAGAAGAAAATACATCTCACAATCACGAGAAGACACGTCAGGACATGTCTATAATGCATTATTCCGAACTCATCAAAAGAATATGGACGTTACTGTCATTCGACAGGGAAAAACAATGAACATAAGTGCGACGAGCAGCCTAGAAGAGAATAATTACTTTGTTTATACGAAATCACAAGCAATGGAGAACGGAGAGATCTACTATATTAATGCCGGTCTGTTGGAAGATGGCGAGATTGATAGCATCATGAAAAAATGGTGGGACACTAAAGGTCTGATTGTTGATCTTAGAAACTATCCTTCTAGCTCAGTTGACTATAAATTGGCCCAATATCTGATCCCTTCTGAGGAAGAGTTTGCCAAAGTATCACTTCCTAATCGTGCAGTACCAGGTGAATATTATTTTGAACCTCTTACCTCAGGGAAGCCTCAACGGACAGATGACGAGGTTTTTAAAGGGAAAATTGTGATTCTAATCAATGAACATACGATTAGTAACGGTGAGTTTACAACGATGTTGCTTAGAAAAACAGAAAATTCAATAGTTCTTGGGAGGCCAACTGCTGGAGCGGATGGCAATGTATTTAATATTACTCTTCCAGGAAATATAAAAACTGGCATAAGTGGAATTGGTGTATTTTATCCAGATAAAAAACCAACGCAAAGAATAGGAGTGCAGCCTGATATTCGTCTTGATCCAACGATTGAAGGAATTATGGAAGGTAGGGACGAGTATGTTGAGAAAGCTGTTGAAATAATTAAAAATGGTTATTAA
- a CDS encoding NUDIX hydrolase, which produces MSKKPVGAAAVIKNSEGRILLVKHNYGKYNWELPGGLSEQNESAENTAKREVFEETGLEVTVERLTGVYYEPNHDMHHFVFTCKVVDNQQPQPDAEEVTECIFFNLEDLPRPISDFTISRIKDAFNTSSDHLFHIIGPRQRFE; this is translated from the coding sequence ATGTCAAAAAAGCCAGTAGGAGCAGCTGCGGTTATTAAGAATTCGGAAGGGCGAATTCTTCTAGTAAAACATAACTACGGAAAATACAATTGGGAACTACCTGGTGGGTTATCTGAGCAAAATGAGTCTGCAGAGAATACAGCAAAGAGGGAAGTGTTTGAAGAAACTGGTCTTGAAGTTACTGTAGAGCGCTTGACTGGCGTGTATTATGAACCCAATCACGATATGCATCACTTTGTTTTCACTTGTAAGGTGGTCGACAATCAACAACCACAGCCAGATGCGGAAGAAGTTACTGAATGTATTTTTTTCAATTTAGAGGATTTGCCTAGGCCGATTAGTGATTTTACTATTTCACGTATAAAGGATGCTTTTAATACAAGTAGTGATCATTTATTCCACATCATCGGACCTAGGCAGAGGTTTGAATAA
- a CDS encoding TetR/AcrR family transcriptional regulator encodes MKKQQPQISEDRILEASWELLGEEGIEKFSMRRLAVRLGIQAPSIYWYFKSKQNLYQRLANQVSKIILEEYHSEGDWKEQLKGLAVTVRSVLSRYPCSTQLMMSTLPHEPDIIRFTNRMLLCVESTPLEQEQKIQTVLTIMNYVFNFVLDDYEHQRNVSAILKDHGAGALPGEEMTRLLDSMSETDAGLFRRMFTNGLFELMGTDKAFEFGLKLILLGIEQVIKEQEK; translated from the coding sequence ATGAAAAAACAGCAACCTCAGATTTCGGAGGATAGGATTTTGGAAGCCTCGTGGGAGTTACTCGGTGAGGAGGGGATCGAGAAATTCAGCATGAGACGATTGGCCGTTAGGCTAGGGATTCAGGCTCCCTCTATATACTGGTACTTTAAGAGCAAGCAGAATCTCTACCAGCGTCTGGCCAACCAGGTATCGAAAATCATTCTGGAGGAGTACCACTCCGAGGGGGACTGGAAGGAGCAGCTGAAGGGACTTGCGGTAACGGTCCGAAGCGTGCTCAGCCGGTATCCTTGCTCCACGCAGCTCATGATGTCGACGCTGCCCCACGAACCGGACATCATCCGGTTCACCAACCGTATGCTGCTCTGCGTGGAATCGACGCCGCTTGAGCAAGAGCAAAAAATACAAACGGTTCTTACGATCATGAATTATGTCTTCAACTTCGTTCTGGATGATTATGAGCACCAGCGCAATGTCTCCGCGATTCTTAAGGACCATGGAGCGGGAGCGCTTCCGGGTGAGGAAATGACTCGCCTTCTGGATTCCATGAGCGAGACGGATGCGGGACTATTCCGGAGAATGTTCACGAACGGGCTGTTCGAACTAATGGGTACCGACAAGGCGTTCGAATTCGGCTTGAAGCTGATTCTGCTCGGGATTGAGCAGGTGATCAAGGAGCAGGAGAAGTAG
- a CDS encoding MATE family efflux transporter encodes MDAENLHYFEKAPVAKAVAHFAVPMMLGTSMSVIYSILNAYFLGTLHNTAMLTALALTLPLFAIIMALGNLIGMGSGTFISRLLGEKKYDDAKQVSSFAFYSSLVLGLIVMAVGLPLIDPIVYGLGATPDSFGFTKDYVTIMLIGSPIVVLFFTLENIVRSEGAAITSMIGMILSVVVNIILDSFVIFVFHWDVIGVASATVISNLVASAFYAFHIGYKSQFLTVSVKWFKASKEILSNVFKIGVPVFIMSIFLGAMSLILNRFLIEYGDPAVAAYGISSRLLQFPEFILMGLCEGVVPLIAFSFTANKLRMKQTIGFTIKTIVALAIVFGVIVYLISDHLIGLFTNDPQLIEMGSYILHVTFLSLFITGMTTLFTGIFQATAQGTAAFIMSVIQGATLIPVLYIANWMNGFHGVIWSLVIADAVAFLVGAIMLYVLRNKLQPDFDSLVQ; translated from the coding sequence ATGGATGCAGAAAACCTCCATTACTTTGAAAAAGCCCCGGTCGCAAAAGCCGTAGCTCACTTCGCTGTACCTATGATGCTAGGCACGTCAATGAGTGTCATCTATTCCATCTTGAATGCCTATTTCCTTGGTACACTTCACAATACCGCCATGTTAACCGCACTCGCATTAACCTTGCCGTTATTCGCAATTATTATGGCGCTAGGCAACTTGATTGGCATGGGTAGCGGTACATTCATCTCCCGTTTGCTGGGTGAGAAAAAATATGATGATGCAAAGCAAGTATCTTCATTCGCTTTTTACAGCAGTTTGGTTCTCGGTCTGATTGTGATGGCCGTCGGTCTTCCGTTGATCGATCCCATCGTTTATGGCCTGGGGGCAACGCCTGACTCCTTCGGATTCACGAAGGACTATGTCACGATTATGCTTATCGGTTCACCAATCGTCGTATTATTCTTCACGCTGGAGAATATCGTGCGCTCGGAGGGTGCAGCCATCACATCGATGATCGGTATGATTCTCAGTGTGGTCGTCAATATTATTCTCGATTCGTTCGTCATCTTCGTGTTTCATTGGGATGTGATTGGCGTTGCGTCTGCTACGGTCATTTCCAACTTGGTTGCGAGTGCATTCTACGCCTTCCATATTGGATACAAGAGCCAATTCTTAACCGTCTCCGTAAAATGGTTCAAGGCATCCAAGGAGATTCTGAGCAATGTATTCAAAATCGGAGTTCCCGTCTTTATTATGAGTATCTTTTTGGGTGCTATGTCGCTCATCTTAAATCGTTTTCTTATTGAATATGGAGATCCGGCCGTAGCGGCTTACGGAATTTCATCACGTTTATTGCAATTTCCTGAGTTTATTCTGATGGGCTTATGCGAGGGAGTCGTGCCGCTCATTGCCTTTTCCTTTACAGCGAATAAATTACGGATGAAGCAAACCATTGGATTTACGATCAAAACGATTGTGGCGTTAGCCATCGTATTCGGTGTCATCGTCTATCTGATTTCCGATCACTTAATCGGTTTATTTACGAATGACCCGCAATTAATTGAAATGGGCAGCTACATTTTGCATGTGACATTCTTATCCTTGTTCATTACAGGAATGACCACGTTGTTTACGGGGATTTTCCAAGCAACAGCGCAAGGAACGGCCGCGTTTATTATGTCCGTTATTCAAGGAGCTACTCTGATTCCTGTGCTCTATATCGCCAATTGGATGAACGGCTTCCACGGGGTGATCTGGTCGCTCGTCATTGCGGATGCCGTCGCATTCCTTGTCGGTGCCATCATGCTGTATGTTTTGCGGAACAAATTGCAGCCGGATTTTGATAGTTTAGTACAGTAG
- a CDS encoding sensor histidine kinase: MNKAIDYYSFITIEKQMMEKADLSELSFREVLAQHRSSTGEPQTEEIVRLALEKLKASGKEVRIYDSSKQLLGLAVDGIIINEGKPLIFDKNIEKALSGSYAYTVTEDHLLYFATPIQNQFYENAYVYEFVDDISYFYAIMDQIRYILFAGAGGFIVLITLASLWIARNTTKPIKLLLGAVQSFSRQEFRRVHLNRKDELGMLADGLDSMGRQLNDYIQYQKQFVSNVSHELKTPLAAIRGFSQYLVEGENENKELQKIYGHLLQESDRLTRLINELLLLSRFDKAGSNELEAEKTEMNELIQHVAMNMEAKAQDKGIKIMVSKAQGEPDDEDTTRVYANINPMLMSHAIANLVDNAIKYSGNHSQINVEMEHTPNEIVIRIRDQGIGIASDELERVQERFYRAKNASTANGSGLGLSICKEIVERFNGYIDMESQIGEGTTVTIVLPRV, translated from the coding sequence GTGAATAAAGCCATCGATTATTACAGCTTCATTACCATCGAAAAACAGATGATGGAGAAGGCGGATCTGTCCGAGTTGTCTTTCCGTGAAGTGTTGGCACAGCATAGATCATCGACAGGAGAACCGCAGACAGAAGAAATCGTCAGACTTGCTCTGGAGAAGCTGAAAGCTTCAGGCAAGGAAGTACGTATCTATGATAGCTCCAAGCAGTTGCTGGGCTTGGCAGTGGATGGCATCATCATCAATGAAGGCAAACCGCTTATTTTTGACAAAAATATTGAGAAAGCCCTGAGCGGCAGTTATGCCTACACCGTAACGGAAGATCATCTGCTTTATTTTGCAACTCCCATTCAGAATCAATTTTACGAAAATGCTTATGTGTATGAGTTCGTGGACGACATTTCGTACTTTTATGCGATTATGGATCAAATCCGTTATATCTTGTTTGCGGGTGCAGGCGGATTCATTGTGCTGATTACGTTAGCGAGTCTGTGGATTGCCCGCAACACAACCAAGCCGATTAAGCTGCTGCTTGGCGCAGTGCAAAGTTTCTCTAGACAAGAGTTTCGAAGGGTTCATCTTAACCGGAAGGATGAGCTGGGCATGCTGGCAGATGGGCTGGATTCCATGGGGCGTCAGCTAAATGATTACATTCAGTACCAGAAACAATTTGTCTCCAACGTATCTCACGAGTTAAAAACACCCTTGGCAGCCATTCGTGGTTTCTCTCAATACTTGGTTGAAGGGGAGAATGAGAACAAGGAACTGCAAAAAATCTATGGTCATCTGCTGCAGGAGTCGGATCGACTTACACGCTTGATTAATGAACTGTTGCTGCTATCCCGCTTCGACAAGGCTGGTTCTAACGAACTGGAAGCCGAGAAAACGGAAATGAACGAACTGATTCAGCATGTCGCAATGAATATGGAAGCGAAGGCCCAGGATAAAGGGATCAAGATTATGGTTAGTAAAGCACAGGGAGAACCGGATGATGAGGATACCACAAGAGTTTACGCCAACATCAATCCAATGTTAATGTCCCATGCGATTGCCAACCTTGTGGACAACGCTATCAAATACTCAGGCAATCACTCACAGATTAATGTAGAGATGGAACATACGCCAAACGAGATCGTTATTCGGATACGTGATCAAGGTATCGGGATCGCGAGCGATGAACTGGAGAGAGTGCAGGAACGCTTTTACCGAGCAAAAAATGCAAGCACAGCGAACGGTTCAGGTCTTGGACTTTCGATTTGCAAGGAGATTGTAGAGCGGTTTAATGGATATATCGACATGGAAAGTCAGATCGGGGAAGGAACGACCGTTACGATTGTTTTGCCTCGTGTGTAG
- a CDS encoding MFS transporter: MSIRSRWLMISVGLGILLNPLNSSMISVAIPRLQHVFQLDFTVVSWIIFSFYIASAIAQPIMGKASDLFGRRRIFLSGLVVSFVASLLAPLSPNFGWLIVFRIVQSIGTSMMVAVGMAIVRIHITEKQATALSVLSIFLSGAAAIGPFIGGVIIHWWGWPAIFLVNIPFVVTSFLLAWRHIPKDDPSTTSVARNMSFRKWSDLIDAPGVLLFTVGLVALLVGVLSAKSSGQISFSNVIVGLIGFVGLGAFVRHELKAKAPFIPLRTFAKYPAMTWVNVEFMVVNLLFYSLFFGLPSYLQIVRHVSEFHTGMLMLSLGLCSLVASPMAGRWIDKSGPGPALLMSGMLMTFGSVWIVIMTLDQTSPVISVCLALAAFGISNGLNSVAMQAALFKSSPKEIIGVASGIFNTSRYLGTILSSLLISSVMGDNFSFEGFRVLGIILTLIALSLLFVNWRHKESGQLHES, from the coding sequence ATGAGTATTCGCAGTAGGTGGTTGATGATCTCCGTTGGACTAGGGATTCTATTGAACCCATTAAATTCTTCAATGATTTCAGTTGCTATTCCAAGGCTACAACATGTGTTCCAACTCGACTTTACAGTGGTATCCTGGATCATTTTTTCTTTCTACATTGCGAGTGCTATCGCTCAACCGATCATGGGAAAAGCCAGCGATTTATTCGGTAGGAGGAGGATATTTCTTAGCGGGCTTGTTGTATCCTTCGTTGCATCATTATTAGCTCCACTATCGCCAAACTTTGGTTGGCTCATCGTGTTCCGCATTGTGCAATCCATCGGAACAAGCATGATGGTTGCGGTTGGAATGGCCATTGTGCGAATTCATATTACGGAGAAACAAGCAACTGCACTGTCAGTCTTGTCCATATTCCTATCCGGAGCGGCAGCGATTGGCCCCTTCATTGGCGGGGTCATCATTCACTGGTGGGGCTGGCCTGCTATCTTTTTGGTTAATATCCCCTTCGTAGTGACAAGCTTTTTATTAGCTTGGAGGCATATTCCTAAGGATGATCCGTCTACGACATCCGTTGCTCGCAACATGTCCTTTCGCAAATGGTCAGATTTGATTGATGCGCCAGGAGTTCTGCTATTCACCGTGGGTCTGGTTGCTCTGCTCGTTGGAGTATTGTCCGCAAAATCATCTGGTCAAATTTCATTTAGTAACGTTATTGTCGGGCTGATTGGCTTCGTTGGACTGGGAGCTTTCGTGCGACATGAGTTAAAAGCGAAGGCTCCCTTTATTCCTTTACGCACATTCGCTAAATATCCTGCAATGACTTGGGTCAATGTCGAATTCATGGTCGTTAACTTGCTTTTTTACTCTCTCTTTTTCGGGCTTCCGTCCTACTTGCAAATCGTACGTCATGTCAGCGAGTTCCATACCGGAATGCTCATGCTAAGCTTAGGCTTGTGCTCGCTCGTTGCTTCTCCAATGGCAGGACGATGGATCGATAAATCAGGACCCGGGCCAGCATTGCTTATGTCCGGAATGCTGATGACATTTGGGTCCGTATGGATCGTGATCATGACACTGGATCAGACTTCACCGGTTATCAGTGTGTGTCTGGCTTTAGCTGCATTCGGTATTAGCAACGGGTTAAACAGTGTCGCTATGCAAGCGGCCTTATTCAAAAGTTCACCAAAAGAAATTATAGGCGTAGCATCTGGAATATTTAATACCTCAAGATACCTGGGAACCATTCTCTCTTCATTACTCATTAGCAGCGTAATGGGAGATAACTTCAGCTTTGAGGGATTTCGAGTACTTGGGATTATCCTCACGTTAATTGCATTGTCCTTGTTATTCGTAAATTGGCGTCACAAGGAGTCCGGGCAGTTGCATGAGTCCTAG
- a CDS encoding response regulator transcription factor, which yields MKKILVIDDEVAIRDLIELVLRRENYVVQTAENGKIALQLLDVFGPDLVVLDLMLPDCSGYDLCKEITGKRAVPVIMLSAKNEVIDKVLGLELGAEDYMTKPFDNRELLARIKVILRRNESNEESSEGAEVKSTRIIHEELTFDLESRRVLKNGVPVSLTAKEFKILETLLKRPDKIFTRDELLQIGWGYDFMGDSRSVDMTIMRLRKKLEDNADEPKYVRTIYGFGYQLGGGEA from the coding sequence TTGAAGAAAATACTTGTCATTGACGATGAAGTCGCAATCAGAGATTTAATTGAGCTCGTACTGAGAAGAGAAAACTACGTCGTTCAAACGGCTGAAAACGGAAAAATAGCCCTGCAGCTGCTGGATGTTTTTGGGCCGGACTTGGTGGTGCTTGACTTGATGCTGCCTGACTGCTCCGGATATGACCTGTGCAAGGAGATCACCGGGAAACGTGCCGTTCCTGTGATCATGCTCTCTGCCAAAAATGAGGTAATCGACAAGGTGTTGGGACTAGAGCTAGGGGCGGAAGATTACATGACCAAACCCTTTGACAATCGTGAATTGCTCGCTCGGATCAAGGTGATTCTGAGAAGAAACGAGAGCAATGAGGAATCAAGTGAAGGAGCAGAAGTGAAATCTACACGCATCATTCATGAAGAGCTGACATTTGATCTGGAAAGCCGAAGGGTGCTGAAAAACGGTGTACCCGTGTCTTTAACGGCCAAAGAGTTTAAAATTCTGGAAACGTTACTCAAAAGGCCGGACAAAATCTTTACCCGGGATGAGCTGCTGCAGATCGGATGGGGATATGACTTTATGGGAGACAGTCGCAGTGTGGATATGACCATCATGCGATTACGAAAGAAGCTGGAGGATAACGCGGACGAACCGAAGTATGTCAGGACGATCTATGGATTTGGCTATCAACTTGGAGGTGGCGAGGCCTGA
- a CDS encoding AraC family transcriptional regulator — MLELKVPPFPLLATVGHTLWSPGIVHARRQFDVFDIIICVSGTLYMEENGIQYEIKKGMVLVLEPGKMHRGYRPTDTNTEVYWIHFEYPLLSKPVLVDKNNWQQPLLNRTDQDTEAPPGMVDIPKFTGIDLRTVVPLLKEMIKVHSILSAYRSYELQILFGRFLIEIQSSMKKSSPQARSLFLGEKFASYLADCLEDPFDSVQMENDLHYHFDYLARCLKQYSGMSPLQYRHHLQIERAKQLLANSELPLIQVGEQCGFHDNNYFTRLFKRQTSFTPGEYRKRYQVFRVD; from the coding sequence GTGCTTGAGTTGAAAGTTCCCCCATTCCCCCTGCTAGCCACGGTCGGCCATACCTTATGGTCGCCGGGAATTGTCCATGCAAGGCGTCAATTTGATGTTTTTGACATTATTATTTGCGTCAGTGGCACACTCTATATGGAGGAAAACGGGATTCAATATGAAATCAAAAAAGGGATGGTATTGGTGCTTGAGCCTGGAAAAATGCATCGCGGCTATCGCCCAACTGATACAAATACGGAGGTGTATTGGATTCATTTTGAATATCCGCTATTGTCGAAGCCTGTGCTAGTCGATAAAAACAATTGGCAGCAGCCTCTGCTGAACAGGACGGACCAGGATACCGAGGCTCCTCCAGGCATGGTGGACATCCCCAAATTTACCGGGATAGATTTGCGTACGGTCGTCCCCCTTCTGAAGGAAATGATAAAAGTACACAGCATCCTTTCAGCATACCGCTCCTACGAGCTGCAAATTTTATTTGGCCGATTCCTCATTGAAATTCAAAGCAGCATGAAAAAAAGCAGCCCTCAGGCCCGATCCCTTTTTCTTGGGGAGAAATTTGCCTCCTATTTGGCAGATTGCTTAGAAGATCCTTTTGATTCCGTACAGATGGAGAACGACCTGCATTACCACTTCGATTATTTGGCGCGCTGTCTGAAACAGTATTCGGGAATGAGTCCTCTGCAATACAGGCATCATCTCCAGATCGAACGTGCTAAACAGCTCCTAGCGAATTCAGAACTACCTTTAATCCAAGTCGGTGAACAATGCGGATTCCATGACAACAATTATTTTACGCGCCTATTCAAACGCCAAACCTCGTTTACACCTGGAGAGTATCGGAAGCGTTATCAGGTATTTCGAGTGGATTAA
- a CDS encoding LysR family transcriptional regulator, translating into MELLQLKYFLEVARLEHMTEAARSLHVTQSSLSKTIGRLEEDLGVPLFDRIGRKLRLNEFGSRFYRRAERALFELEQGKQEISDVSSPEHGTLELAVTTASTLPQILREFRNKRPDIQFHVQMLTTQEMVTLLHRGEVDFCLSSPPIHGEDIECQIMFIDPILVAVPTGHRLANRNSISLTELRDECFVGVKRGYGTRDLVDSICKSVGFVPTYVYEGDEPARLSSLVEAEIGIAFIPSTARHSGEHIKYLKVENHELVREIALLWHRSRYLSRAALEFREVVVEYFGTISKQTN; encoded by the coding sequence ATGGAACTTCTTCAACTGAAATATTTTCTCGAGGTAGCTCGTTTGGAACATATGACTGAAGCAGCAAGAAGTCTGCATGTCACTCAGTCATCACTAAGCAAAACGATTGGGCGCTTGGAGGAGGATTTGGGGGTCCCGTTATTCGATCGAATAGGGAGGAAACTGCGATTGAATGAGTTTGGAAGCAGATTCTATCGCCGTGCTGAAAGGGCGTTGTTTGAATTGGAACAAGGGAAGCAGGAGATTAGCGATGTGTCCAGCCCAGAACATGGCACACTCGAATTGGCGGTGACCACCGCAAGCACATTGCCTCAGATCCTTCGAGAGTTTCGGAACAAGCGTCCCGATATCCAATTTCATGTGCAAATGCTCACCACGCAGGAAATGGTTACGCTTCTACATAGAGGAGAGGTTGATTTTTGCTTGTCCTCACCTCCTATACATGGGGAAGACATTGAATGTCAAATCATGTTCATCGACCCGATTCTTGTAGCTGTTCCCACAGGGCATCGGCTTGCTAACCGAAACAGCATATCTTTGACTGAGCTAAGGGATGAATGTTTTGTTGGTGTAAAAAGAGGCTACGGTACTCGTGATCTGGTGGATTCTATATGCAAATCGGTTGGATTTGTACCTACATATGTGTATGAGGGTGACGAACCTGCAAGGCTAAGTTCTCTAGTAGAAGCGGAAATTGGCATAGCCTTTATACCAAGTACGGCAAGGCATTCTGGGGAACATATCAAATATCTCAAAGTAGAGAATCATGAATTGGTACGGGAGATCGCTTTGTTATGGCACAGGAGTCGGTACCTTTCGCGGGCTGCTCTCGAATTCCGTGAGGTAGTTGTGGAATATTTCGGGACGATATCCAAACAGACAAATTAA
- a CDS encoding alpha-L-fucosidase — MDNHDLVQRQLWFVNQRLGMFIHFNSATFQFAETEIKDWEYGHENHDEPRRFPFDPKLWNPEQLDCAQWAKAARSAGMNFAALTAKHHEGFSLWPTRYTEHCIRNAPDKRDVVKEYLDAFREEGINAGLYFSMLDLHHQIGRKKCTAEDKRFIKNQIEELLTNYGELPFLIIDGWNAHWGGPNYEDLPFEEINELVKSLQPQCLLMNISCESTLDHTDIVFYENAAGQEIEESFVGPGASCNILTETWFWRASDTKMELKTTDWVLDKVQDTNNHNVTFLLNGAPDQRGLLDANVLERFKEIGKRYRHPVELQTIPANWLIRK; from the coding sequence TTGGATAATCATGATTTGGTACAACGACAACTATGGTTTGTGAATCAGAGACTCGGGATGTTTATTCACTTTAATAGTGCTACATTTCAGTTTGCTGAAACGGAAATTAAGGATTGGGAATACGGACATGAGAATCATGATGAACCTCGCAGATTCCCATTTGATCCAAAACTCTGGAATCCTGAGCAGCTGGACTGTGCGCAATGGGCGAAAGCGGCTAGATCCGCGGGGATGAATTTCGCTGCACTGACAGCAAAGCATCATGAAGGATTCAGCTTGTGGCCTACCCGATATACGGAGCATTGCATCCGTAATGCACCCGACAAAAGGGATGTCGTCAAAGAATATCTTGATGCATTTAGGGAGGAAGGTATTAATGCGGGTCTTTATTTCTCTATGCTAGACTTGCATCATCAAATCGGTCGAAAAAAATGCACAGCGGAAGATAAGCGGTTCATTAAAAATCAAATCGAAGAATTGCTGACAAACTATGGCGAACTTCCGTTTTTGATCATTGACGGATGGAACGCCCATTGGGGAGGCCCTAATTATGAGGACCTTCCGTTTGAAGAAATTAATGAACTCGTGAAAAGTTTGCAGCCTCAGTGCTTATTGATGAATATTAGCTGTGAATCGACTTTGGATCATACAGATATCGTTTTTTATGAAAATGCTGCTGGGCAAGAAATTGAAGAATCCTTTGTAGGTCCTGGTGCGAGCTGCAATATCTTAACTGAAACGTGGTTTTGGAGAGCTTCGGATACGAAAATGGAACTCAAAACCACTGATTGGGTATTGGATAAAGTACAGGATACGAACAACCATAACGTGACATTTTTATTAAATGGAGCTCCAGATCAGCGCGGCTTGTTGGATGCGAATGTGTTAGAACGTTTTAAAGAAATCGGAAAACGATATCGTCATCCGGTGGAACTCCAAACTATTCCAGCAAACTGGCTGATTAGAAAATAA